From one Luteolibacter sp. SL250 genomic stretch:
- a CDS encoding magnesium transporter CorA family protein, with protein sequence MTIIARSFFSVEITQPIGFHDGMFQRLEIRDRKLAETDDENAPILLCTDPTEEERAFLIDGVGIDRHTLASSLDPNELGRVEFEPDHAAIIIKRPKQYCSEDNFFFKVSSVGIFVFRERLVFVVSEEGLRFEGKHFQQIRNLDDVMLKVIFRCVWHFEEHLNVFNMIAEELEQKVNTSMENKHLLHMFTLEKSLVYYLNAIGSNGRVIERLKASVSRLRLTPEDCEFLDDLTIENSQCQEMAATYSQVLSGLVGARVSVVSNNLNVTMKRLMLVTIGLMVPTAIFSIFGMNVRLPVVEHSGASGFWMILALAGASAGAVFVVSRWMKW encoded by the coding sequence CCATCGGCTTTCATGATGGCATGTTCCAACGGCTGGAGATCAGGGACCGCAAGCTGGCTGAGACCGACGATGAAAACGCGCCGATCCTGCTCTGCACGGACCCGACGGAGGAGGAACGGGCCTTTCTGATCGATGGAGTCGGCATCGACCGCCACACCCTCGCCTCATCGCTCGACCCCAACGAACTCGGGCGGGTGGAATTCGAGCCGGATCACGCCGCGATCATCATCAAGCGGCCGAAGCAGTACTGCTCCGAGGACAACTTCTTCTTCAAGGTCAGCTCGGTTGGCATCTTCGTGTTCAGGGAGCGGTTGGTGTTCGTCGTGTCCGAGGAAGGGCTGCGTTTCGAGGGGAAACACTTCCAGCAGATCCGCAATCTGGACGATGTGATGCTGAAGGTGATCTTCCGCTGCGTCTGGCACTTCGAAGAGCACCTCAACGTCTTCAACATGATCGCGGAGGAACTGGAGCAGAAGGTGAACACCTCCATGGAAAACAAGCACCTGCTCCACATGTTCACGCTGGAAAAGAGCCTCGTCTATTACCTCAACGCCATCGGCAGCAACGGCAGGGTCATCGAGCGGCTGAAAGCCTCCGTCAGCAGGCTGAGGCTCACCCCGGAGGATTGCGAGTTCCTTGATGACCTGACCATCGAGAACTCCCAGTGCCAGGAAATGGCGGCGACCTACAGCCAGGTGCTCTCCGGTCTGGTGGGGGCCAGGGTCAGCGTGGTCAGCAACAACCTGAACGTGACCATGAAGCGGCTCATGCTGGTGACCATCGGGCTGATGGTGCCGACCGCCATTTTCAGCATCTTCGGGATGAACGTGAGGCTTCCCGTCGTGGAGCACAGCGGGGCTTCCGGTTTCTGGATGATCCTCGCTCTCGCAGGAGCATCCGCCGGGGCGGTGTTCGTGGTCTCCCGATGGATGAAATGGTGA
- a CDS encoding alpha/beta hydrolase — MNTASNDLGFIHRFIPATDVAGADTLLLLHGTGGNENDLIELGRSLAPEANVLSPRGKILENGMPRFFRRLAEGVFDEEDLIHRTHELADFITAAAGQYGFDAKRVTALGYSNGANIAASLMLLRPGVLHRAVLLRAMVPLTPDQAPDLTGTDVFLASGITDPILPLENARRLAAMLRGAGAEVKHLEIPTGHQLTSAELDATRNWLKQTSS, encoded by the coding sequence ATGAACACCGCCTCCAACGATCTGGGATTCATCCACCGCTTCATCCCCGCCACCGATGTGGCGGGGGCGGACACCCTGCTGTTGCTCCACGGCACCGGAGGGAATGAAAACGACCTCATCGAGCTGGGCCGCTCGCTGGCACCGGAGGCAAACGTGCTCAGCCCGCGCGGAAAGATTCTGGAAAACGGGATGCCGCGCTTCTTCCGGCGGCTGGCTGAGGGTGTCTTCGATGAAGAGGATCTCATCCACCGCACGCACGAGCTGGCGGATTTCATCACGGCGGCGGCGGGGCAGTATGGCTTCGACGCGAAGCGGGTGACCGCCCTCGGTTACTCGAACGGCGCGAACATCGCCGCCAGCCTGATGCTGCTGCGCCCCGGCGTGCTGCACCGCGCCGTCCTCCTGCGGGCGATGGTTCCGCTCACCCCGGACCAGGCACCGGACCTCACCGGGACGGATGTCTTTCTGGCAAGCGGGATCACCGACCCGATCCTGCCGCTCGAAAACGCCCGCCGTCTCGCGGCCATGCTGCGGGGCGCGGGGGCGGAAGTGAAGCACTTGGAGATCCCCACCGGACACCAGCTCACCTCGGCGGAACTGGACGCAACACGGAACTGGCTCAAACAAACCTCATCATGA